One window from the genome of Engraulis encrasicolus isolate BLACKSEA-1 chromosome 16, IST_EnEncr_1.0, whole genome shotgun sequence encodes:
- the LOC134465318 gene encoding myosin heavy chain, fast skeletal muscle-like isoform X1, with product MGDGDMECFGPAAIYLRKPEKERMEAQTTPFDAKSAFFVVDKDDDYVKGTLIKREGGKCVVKTLEGDKSKEVTVKEDEIFPMNPPKYDKIEDMAMMTHLHEPSVLYNLKERFAAWMIYTYSGLFCVTVNPYKWLPVYDQIVVNGYRGKKRIEAPPHIFSISDNAYQFMLQDRENQSILITGESGAGKTVNTKRVIQYFATIAVSGGKKDSGGSSGKIQGSLEDQIIAANPLLEAYGNAKTVRNDNSSRFGKFIRIHFGSTGKLASADIETYLLEKSRVTFQLSAERSYHIFYQIQTGHKPELIEGLLITQNPYDFPMISQGEITVKSIDDVEEFIATDTAIDILGFNAEEKLGIYKLTGAVMHHGNMKFKQKQREEQAEPDGNEEADKIAYLMGLNSADMLKALCYPRVKVGNEFVTKGQTVPQVNNSVSALCKSVYEKMFLWMVIRINEMLDTKQARQFFIGVLDIAGFEIFDFNSLEQLCINFTNEKLQQFFNHTMFVLEQEEYKKDGIVWEFIDFGMDLAACIELIEKPLGIFSILEEECMFPKASDQTFKGKLYDQHLGKTKCFEKPKPAKGKAEAHFSLVHYAGTVDYNISGWLDKNKDPLNDSVVQLYQKSAMKLLAFLYASHGAAEADSGGKKGGGKKKKGGSFQTVSALFRENLGKLMTNLRSTHPHFVRCLIPNESKTPGLMQNFLVLHQLRCNGVLEGIRICRKGFPSRIIYADFKQRYKVLNASVIPEGQFIDNKKASEKLLGSIDVDHTQYMFGHTKVFFKAGLLGVLEEMRDEKLAVLVTMTQALCRAYLMRREFVKMMERREAIYTIQYNIRSFMSVKNWPWMGVYFKIKPLLKSAETEKELAELKELYGKTKAGLDVALAKKKELEEKMVSLLQEKNDLQLAVASETECLSDAEERCEGLIKSKIQLEAKLKETTERLEDEEEINAELTAKKRKLEDECSELKKDIDDLELTLAKVEKEKHATENKVKNLTEEMASQDEQIGKLTKEKKALQEAHQQTLDDLQAEEDKVNTLTKSKTKLEQQVDDLEGSLEQEKKLRMDLERAKRKLEGDLKLSQEAIMDLENDKQQSEEKIKKKDFEISQHLSKIEDEQSLGAQLQKKIKELQARIEELEEEIEAERAARAKIEKQRADLSRELEEISERLEEAGGATAAQIEMNKKREAEFQKLRRDLEESTLQHEATASALRKKQADSVAELGEQIDNLQRVKQKLEKEKSEYKMEIDDLSSNMEAVAKAKANLEKMCRTLEDQMSEIKAKADENARQLNDASAQKARLTTENGEFARQLEEKEALVSQLTRGKQAYVQQIEELKRGVEEEVKAKNALAHAVQSARHDCDLLREQYEEEQEAKAELQRGMSKANGEVAQWRAKYETDAIQRTEELEESKKKLAQRLQDAEESIEAVNSKCASLEKTKQRLQGEVEDLMIDVERANALAANLDKKQRNFDKVLAEWKQKFEEGQAELEGAQKEARSLSTELFKMKNSYEEALDHLETLKRENKNLQQEISDLTEQLGETGKSIHELEKAKKTVETEKSEIQTALEEAEGTLEHEESKILRVQLELNQVKGEVDRKLAEKDEEMEQIKRNSQRVIDTMQSTLDSEVRSRNDALRVKKKMEGDLNELEVQLSHANRQAAESLKQLRTVQGQLKDAQLHLDEAVRGQDDMKEQVAMVERRNGLMVAEIEELRAALEQTERSRKVAEQELVDVSERVGLLHSQNTSLLSTKKKLEGDLVQVQGEVDDTVQEARNAEDKAKKAITDAAMMAEELKKEQDTCAHLERMKKNLEVNVKDLQHRLDEAENLAMKGGKKQLQKLESRVRELEGEVDAEQRRGADAVKGVRKYERRVKELTYQTEEDKKNVTRLQDLVDKLQMKVKAYKRQAEEAEEQANTHLSRFRKVAHELEEAAERADIAESQVNKLRAKSRDTSKVRMTWENTKSPYACKSMCKSNMQIIAH from the exons ATGGGGGATGGAGATATGGAGTGCTTTGGCCCTGCGGCCATCTACCTCCGCAAGCCAGAGAAAGAGCGTATGGAGGCCCAAACCACGCCCTTTGATGCCAAATCAGCTTTCTTTGTGGTTGACAAAGACGACGATTATGTGAAAGGAACCCTTATCAAAAGAGAGGGTGGCAAATGTGTAGTAAAAACTCTGGAGGGGGACAAGAGTAAA GAAGTCACGGTGAAGGAGGATGAAATCTTCCCCATGAAtcctccaaagtatgacaaaaTTGAGGACATGGCCATGATGACCCACCTCCACGAGCCCTCTGTGTTGTACAACCTCAAAGAGCGTTTCGCAGCATGGATGATCTAT ACATACTCTGGGCTGTTCTGCGTCACTGTAAACCCCTACAAGTGGCTCCCAGTGTACGATCAAATTGTTGTCAATGGATACAGAGGCAAGAAGAGGATTGAGGCTCCACCCCACATCTTCTCCATCTCTGATAACGCCTATCAGTTCATGCTCCAAG ATCGTGAGAACCAGTCTATCCTTATTAC TGGAGAATCCGGTGCAGGAAAGACTGTAAACACCAAGCGTGTCATCCAGTACTTTGCAACAATTGCAGTGTCTGGAGGAAAGAAAGACTCGGGTGGGTCATCTGGAAAAATCCAG GGGTCACTGGAGGACCAGATCATTGCAGCCAACCCTCTACTGGAGGCCTATGGTAATGCCAAGACTGTGAGGAATGACAACTCCTCCCGTTTT GGTAAATTCATCAGAATCCATTTTGGCTCAACTGGCAAACTGGCCTCTGCTGATATTGAGACTT ATCTGCTGGAGAAGTCAAGAGTGACATTCCAGCTGTCTGCTGAGAGGAGCTACCATATCTTCTACCAAATTCAGACTGGGCACAAGCCTGAGCTGATTG AGGGCCTGCTTATCACCCAAAACCCCTATGATTTCCCTATGATCAGCCAAGGTGAAATCACTGTCAAGAGCATCGATGATGTGGAGGAGTTTATTGCTACTGAT ACAGCCATTGACATCCTGGGCTTCAATGCAGAGGAGAAACTTGGCATCTACAAGCTCACTGGTGCTGTGATGCATCATGGCAACATGAAGTTcaaacagaagcagagagaggagcaggctgAGCCTGACGGCAATGAGG AGGCTGATAAAATCGCCTACCTCATGGGCCTGAACTCTGCTGACATGCTGAAGGCTCTTTGTTACCCAAGAGTGAAGGTCGGAAATGAGTTTGTGACCAAAGGCCAAACTGTACCACAG GTGAACAACTCCGTATCAGCTCTTTGTAAATCAGTATACGAGAAGATGTTTTTGTGGATGGTCATTCGTATCAATGAGATGTTGGACACCAAACAAGCAAGACAGTTCTTCATTGGTGTGCTGGACATTGCAGGATTTGAGATCTTTGAT TTCAACAGCTTGGAACAACTGTGTATCAACTTCACCAACGAGAAACTGCAACAGTTCTTCAATCACACCATGTTTGTGCTTGAGCAAGAGGAATACAAGAAAGACGGCATTGTGTGGGAATTCATTGACTTTGGCATGGATCTGGCTGCCTGCATTGAGCTTATTGAGAAG CCACTGGGCATCTTCTCCATCCTTGAAGAGGAGTGCATGTTCCCCAAGGCCTCAGATCAGACCTTTAAGGGCAAGTTGTACGATCAGCATCTTGGTAAAaccaagtgctttgaaaaacCCAAACCAGCAAAGGGTAAGGCAGAAGCCCACTTCTCCCTTGTGCACTATGCTGGCACTGTGGACTACAACATCAGTGGCTGGTTGGATAAGAACAAGGACCCACTGAACGACTCTGTTGTGCAGCTTTACCAGAAGTCGGCAATGAAATTGCTCGCCTTCTTGTATGCATCCCACGGTGCTGCTGAAG CTGACAGTGGTGGAAAGAAGGGTGgtggaaagaagaagaagggtgGCTCCTTCCAGACGGTCTCTGCTCTATTCAGG GAGAACTTGGGCAAGCTGATGACCAATCTGAGGAGCACCCATCCTCACTTTGTGCGCTGCTTGATTCCCAACGAGTCTAAGACTCCTG GTTTGATGCAGAACTTCCTGGTGCTTCACCAACTGAGATGTAATGGTGTGCTGGAGGGTATCAGAATCTGCAGAAAGGGCTTCCCCAGCAGAATCATTTACGCTGACTTCAAGCAGAG ATACAAAGTGCTGAATGCCAGTGTCATCCCTGAAGGACAATTCATTGACAACAAGAAGGCTTCTGAGAAGCTCCTGGGTTCCATTGATGTGGATCACACTCAGTACATGTTTGGCCACACCAAG GTGTTCTTCAAAGCTGGTCTGCTGGGTGTCCTTGAAGAGATGCGAGATGAGAAGTTGGCAGTTCTGGTCACAATGACTCAGGCGCTCTGCCGTGCTTACCTGATGAGGAGAGAGTTTGTCAAGATGATGGAAAGGAG GGAAGCTATCTACACCATCCAGTACAATATCCGCTCATTCATGAGTGTGAAAAACTGGCCATGGATGGGAGTGTACTTCAAGATCAAGCCACTTCTGAAGAGTGCAGAAACTGAGAAGGAACTGGCAGAATTGAAGGAGCTCTATGGGAAAACGAAGGCCGGCCTGGACGTTGCCCTTGCAAAGAAGAAGGAATTAGAGGAAAAGATGGTCTCCCTTCTCCAAGAAAAGAATGACCTGCAGTTAGCTGTAGCATCT GAAACTGAGTGCCTCTCAGATGCAGAGGAGAGATGTGAGGGACTTATTAAGAGCAAAATCCAGCTGGAGGCAAAACTCAAAGAGACAACCGAGAggctggaggatgaggaggagatcaaTGCTGAGCTCACTGCTAAGAAGAGGAAACTGGAGGATGAGTGCTCTGAGCTGAAGAAGGACATTGATGACTTGGAGCTTACCTTGGCCAAAGTGGAAAAGGAGAAACATGCTACAGAAAACAAG GTTAAAAACCTGACAGAGGAGATGGCATCTCAGGATGAACAAATTGGCAAGTTGACCAAGGAAAAGAAAGCCCTTCAAGAGGCACACCAGCAGACTCTGGATGATCTTCAAGCAGAGGAAGACAAAGTCAACACTCTGACAAAATCAAAGACCAAACTTGAACAACAAGTGGATGAC CTGGAGGGCTCATTGGAGCAAGAGAAGAAACTCCGCATGGACCTTGAAAGGGCCAAGAGGAAGCTTGAGGGTGATCTCAAACTTAGTCAAGAAGCCATAATGGATCTGGAGAATGACAAGCAACAGTCTGAGGAGAAAATCAAAAA GAAGGACTTTGAGATAAGCCAGCATCTCAGCAAGATTGAAGATGAGCAATCACTTGGAGCTCAACTTCAAAAGAAGATTAAAGAACTTCAG GCCCGCATTGAAGAACTGGAAGAGGAAATTGAAGCTGAGCGTGCTGCTCGGGCTAAAATTGAGAAGCAAAGAGCTGATCTCTCCAGGGAACTTGAGGAGATCAGTGAGAGGCTTGAGGAGGCTGGTGGGGCCACTGCTGCTCAGATTGAGATGAACAAGAAGCGTGAAGCTGAGTTCCAGAAGCTGCGCCGTGATCTTGAAGAGTCCACCCTGCAGCATGAGGCTACCGCTTCTGCTCTTCGCAAGAAGCAGGCTGACAGCGTGGCCGAACTGGGAGAGCAGATTGACAACCTTCAGCGTGTCAAACAGaagctggagaaggagaagagtgaaTACAAAATGGAGATTGATGACCTCTCAAGTAATATGGAAGCTGTGGCTAAAGCCAAG GCAAACCTTGAAAAGATGTGTCGCACCCTGGAGGACCAAATGAGTGAAATTAAAGCAAAGGCGGATGAAAATGCGCGCCAGCTTAATGATGCTAGCGCACAGAAGGCAAGGCTTACAACTGAAAATG GTGAGTTTGCCCGTCAGCTTGAGGAGAAAGAGGCTCTTGTCTCTCAGCTGACCAGAGGAAAACAAGCTTATGTCCAGCAAATTGAGGAGTTGAAGAGAGGGGTTGAGGAGGAAGTGAAA GCCAAGAATGCCCTGGCTCATGCCGTCCAATCAGCTCGTCATGACTGTGACCTGCTCAGAGAACAgtatgaggaggagcaggaggccaagGCTGAGCTGCAGCGTGGAATGTCCAAGGCCAACGGTGAAGTGGCTCAGTGGAGGGCCAAATATGAGACTGATGCTATCCAACGCACTGAGGAGCTGGAAGAATCCAA GAAAAAGCTAGCACAGCGTCTCCAAGATGCTGAGGAATCAATTGAGGCTGTTAACTCCAAATGTGCCTCACTGGAGAAGACCAAACAGAGACTTCAGGGTGAAGTGGAGGACCTCATGATTGACGTGGAGCGTGCAAATGCACTGGCTGCAAATCTTGACAAGAAGCAAAGGAACTTTGACAAG GTTCTGGCAGAATGGAAGCAGAAGTTTGAGGAAGGCCAGGCTGAGCTGGAAGGCGCTCAGAAAGAAGCTCGCTCTCTCAGCACAGAGCTCTTCAAGATGAAGAACTCATATGAAGAGGCCCTGGATCATCTGGAGACCCTGAAGAGGGAGAATAAGAACTTACAGC AGGAAATTTCTGATCTCACTGAGCAACTTGGTGAAACTGGTAAGAGCATTCATGAGCTTGAGAAGGCTAAGAAGACCGTGGAGACGGAGAAATCAGAAATTCAAACCGCACTTGAAGAGGCAGAG GGTACACTTGAGCATGAAGAGTCCAAGATCCTTCGTGTTCAGCTGGAGCTTAACCAGGTGAAAGGTGAGGTTGACAGGAAGCTGgctgagaaggatgaggagatggagcagATCAAGAGGAACAGCCAAAGGGTTATTGATACCATGCAGAGCACTCTAGACTCTGAGGTCAGGAGCAGAAATGATGCACTGAGAgtcaagaagaagatggagggagacctTAATGAGTTGGAGGTTCAGCTCAGCCATGCCAATCGCCAGGCAGCTGAATCTCTGAAGCAGCTCAGGACTGTCCAAGGACAACTTAAG GATGCCCAACTGCACCTTGATGAGGCTGTGAGAGGACAAGATGACATGAAGGAGCAGGTTGCCATGGTGGAGCGCAGGAATGGCCTCATGGTGGCTGAGATTGAGGAGCTGAGAGCTGCTCTAGAGCAAACAGAGAGGAGCCGCAAAGTGGCCGAGCAGGAACTGGTGGATGTCAGTGAGCGTGTTGGGCTACTGCATTCACAG AATACTAGTCTCCTTAGCACCAAGAAGAAGCTGGAGGGTGACCTTGTCCAGGTTCAGGGTGAGGTTGATGACACTGTTCAAGAGGCCAGAAATGCAGAAGACAAGGCCAAGAAGGCCATCACTGAT GCTGCTATGATGGCAGAGGAACTGAAGAAAGAACAGGACACCTGTGCTCATctggagaggatgaagaagaacctGGAGGTCAATGTGAAGGACCTGCAGCACCGCCTGGATGAGGCTGAGAATCTAGCCATGAAGGGTGGAAAGAAACAACTCCAGAAACTTGAGTCCAGG GTACGCGAGCTGGAAGGTGAGGTCGATGCAGAACAAAGACGTGGAGCTGATGCCGTGAAAGGTGTTCGCAAATATGAGAGAAGAGTCAAGGAACTCACCTACCAG ACTGAGGAGGACAAGAAAAATGTCACCAGACTGCAGGATCTGGTGGACAAACTTCAGATGAAAGTCAAGGCCTACAAGAGGCAGGCTGAGGAAGCT GAGGAGCAGGCCAACACTCACCTGTCCAGGTTCAGGAAGGTGGCGCATGAACTTGAGGAGGCTGCAGAGCGTGCTGACATTGCTGAGTCCCAGGTCAACAAGCTGAGGGCCAAGAGCCGTGATACTAGCAAGGTAAGGATGACTTGGGAAAATACAAAAAGTCCATATGCATGCAAGTCCATGTGCAAGTCTAACATGCAAATTATTGCACATTGA